The Exiguobacterium aurantiacum DSM 6208 genome includes a window with the following:
- a CDS encoding phytoene desaturase family protein, with product MQNVNKSVIVIGGGLGGISAAISLKQKGYDVALYEKNDHIGGKVNRLEQDGFGFDLGPSILTMPQIFEKLFNGSGRRMEDYVPIKRLDLEWRSFFPDGTVLDLYHDLDVMANANPSLSKKDMKEYHKLLNYAERIYNTTERSYLKEGFESPFEAVTQIGPIATLMGFDLASTMYSAISKRISNPHLRTMLSYYVKYVGSSPYSAPAVLNMMIYMQHAQGCWYVEGGTHKLAEGLTTLAEEIGVKLNTGQGVVRAHTLNGNISAIELEDGRLRSADYYVSNMEVIPFYQKMVDVEEAFVDKLVDKYEPASSGFVLHLGVKKEYPALAHHNFFFSENLQEQMEKIFDRHELPDDPTIYLVNVNKTDATQAPAGHENIKILPHIPYIQEDPFTEADYAAFEERVLDKLERMGMDGLRDNIVTRNVWTPHDIERMYGSDRGAIYGTVSDKNQNGGFKHKKQSELYENLYFVGGTVNPGSGMPMVTLSGQQVSDKIAKRDGVMTR from the coding sequence ATGCAGAACGTGAACAAGTCAGTGATTGTCATCGGTGGGGGGCTAGGCGGGATTTCGGCAGCCATCTCGCTGAAACAAAAAGGCTATGACGTGGCTTTATATGAAAAGAATGACCACATCGGCGGGAAAGTGAACCGTCTCGAGCAAGACGGGTTCGGATTTGATCTCGGTCCGTCGATTTTGACGATGCCGCAAATTTTTGAGAAGCTGTTTAATGGCAGCGGCAGACGAATGGAAGACTACGTACCCATCAAACGCTTAGATTTAGAGTGGCGCTCGTTCTTCCCGGACGGCACGGTGCTCGACTTGTATCACGATCTCGACGTGATGGCGAACGCGAACCCGTCGTTGTCGAAGAAAGACATGAAAGAATATCACAAGCTATTGAACTATGCCGAGCGCATCTATAACACGACAGAGCGCAGTTACTTAAAAGAAGGGTTCGAGTCGCCGTTCGAGGCGGTCACGCAAATCGGTCCGATCGCGACGCTCATGGGCTTCGATTTGGCGTCGACGATGTACAGCGCCATCTCGAAACGAATCAGCAACCCGCACCTCCGGACGATGCTGTCGTATTACGTCAAATACGTCGGGTCATCGCCATATAGCGCCCCGGCCGTCCTCAACATGATGATTTACATGCAGCACGCACAAGGGTGCTGGTACGTCGAAGGTGGGACACATAAGCTCGCTGAAGGCTTGACGACGCTCGCTGAAGAGATTGGCGTGAAGCTAAACACCGGACAAGGCGTCGTTCGGGCGCATACGCTCAACGGGAACATCTCGGCGATCGAGCTCGAGGACGGACGACTCCGCTCTGCCGATTACTACGTCTCGAATATGGAAGTCATCCCATTCTATCAAAAGATGGTCGATGTCGAAGAGGCGTTCGTCGACAAGCTCGTCGACAAATACGAACCGGCCAGCTCCGGCTTCGTGCTCCATCTCGGCGTCAAAAAAGAATACCCGGCACTCGCACACCACAACTTCTTCTTCTCAGAAAACTTACAAGAGCAGATGGAGAAGATCTTCGACAGACACGAGTTGCCGGACGACCCGACGATTTATTTGGTGAACGTCAACAAGACCGATGCGACCCAAGCACCGGCGGGACATGAGAATATTAAAATCTTGCCGCACATCCCGTACATTCAAGAAGACCCGTTCACCGAGGCCGATTACGCGGCGTTCGAGGAACGGGTGCTCGATAAGCTCGAACGGATGGGAATGGATGGGCTACGTGACAACATCGTCACGCGGAACGTCTGGACGCCGCACGACATCGAGCGGATGTACGGGTCAGACCGTGGTGCGATTTACGGAACCGTGTCGGACAAAAACCAGAACGGCGGATTCAAGCATAAGAAGCAAAGTGAACTGTATGAGAATCTGTACTTCGTCGGCGGCACGGTCAATCCGGGCAGCGGGATGCCGATGGTCACGCTCAGCGGCCAACAAGTGAGCGATAAGATCGCGAAGCGCGACGGTGTGATGACACGTTAA
- a CDS encoding ABC transporter ATP-binding protein translates to MDIHIHDVTKSFGKQIAIDHVGFTINSGDICCLLGPSGSGKTTLIRLMIGALKADEGTIQLGETVMPSMEMLHKIGFMPQNDGLYDDLSAEANLEFFGSIYKLGKSELQKRITEVLKLVDLTADRKKLVRNFSGGMKKRLSLAIAILHQPDVLFLDEPTVGIDPILRRQIWAQFQMIRASGTTLIVSTHVMDEVLECDRAALIYNGRLIAYDTVPHLLDQTENGRVEELFLIAGRQGGAGHA, encoded by the coding sequence ATGGATATCCATATACACGACGTCACGAAATCGTTTGGTAAACAGATTGCCATCGACCACGTCGGCTTCACTATCAACTCAGGGGACATTTGTTGCCTGCTCGGTCCGTCCGGTTCGGGGAAGACGACGCTCATCCGTCTGATGATCGGTGCGTTGAAAGCAGACGAAGGTACGATCCAGCTCGGAGAGACGGTCATGCCGAGCATGGAGATGCTCCACAAGATCGGCTTCATGCCGCAAAACGATGGGCTATACGATGACTTATCGGCCGAGGCGAACCTCGAGTTTTTCGGATCAATCTATAAGCTCGGAAAATCGGAATTGCAGAAACGCATCACGGAAGTGCTCAAGCTCGTCGATTTGACGGCCGACCGAAAGAAGCTCGTCCGAAACTTCTCGGGCGGGATGAAAAAGCGACTCTCGCTCGCAATCGCCATCCTGCATCAGCCCGACGTCTTGTTTTTAGATGAGCCGACCGTCGGCATCGACCCGATTTTGCGTCGTCAAATATGGGCTCAGTTCCAGATGATTCGGGCGAGCGGGACGACGCTCATCGTCTCAACGCACGTCATGGATGAGGTGCTCGAGTGTGACCGGGCCGCGCTCATCTATAACGGCCGCTTGATCGCCTATGACACGGTTCCTCACCTCTTAGACCAGACGGAGAACGGTCGCGTCGAGGAGCTGTTCCTCATCGCCGGTCGACAAGGAGGGGCGGGTCATGCGTAA
- a CDS encoding ATP-binding cassette domain-containing protein, whose protein sequence is MHIQQLRYTYPKATRPVLDSVSFTLHPHKLNVLIGLNGAGKTTLFDCMTGTLPIEADTLQLVPSTDMLYLTQHMMYHNELTGKDLTYFIGRLTKRPDFKRLETYMNGLSSAREQERFEHLWKMKLGKMSVGERKWLFVTLLSSVKRALYLFDEPTSGVDPASRIQIMRRIQRLVEDGRTCLISTHQLHDLAQLDAHVIFLHEGCVLYEGSYDDWLTASGTTDPDEAFLQMVEGDLTEVAVTR, encoded by the coding sequence ATGCATATCCAACAGTTACGCTATACGTATCCGAAAGCGACACGTCCCGTGCTCGACAGCGTCTCGTTCACGCTCCACCCGCATAAATTAAACGTCTTAATCGGGCTGAACGGAGCCGGGAAGACGACACTCTTCGACTGTATGACCGGGACGCTCCCAATCGAAGCGGACACGCTTCAGCTCGTCCCGTCGACGGACATGCTCTATTTGACGCAACATATGATGTATCACAATGAGCTGACCGGAAAAGACTTGACGTATTTCATCGGCCGCCTCACGAAACGTCCCGATTTCAAACGTCTTGAGACATACATGAATGGGCTTTCGAGCGCTCGGGAACAAGAACGGTTCGAACATTTGTGGAAGATGAAACTCGGAAAGATGTCGGTCGGCGAACGCAAATGGCTGTTCGTCACACTCCTCTCGTCGGTGAAACGTGCGCTTTACTTGTTCGACGAACCGACGAGCGGGGTCGATCCGGCGTCACGCATCCAAATCATGCGCCGGATTCAGCGGCTCGTCGAAGACGGTCGGACGTGTCTCATCTCGACCCATCAGTTGCATGACCTCGCCCAGCTCGATGCCCACGTCATTTTCTTACATGAAGGGTGCGTTCTTTATGAGGGTAGCTACGACGACTGGCTCACGGCGTCTGGGACGACTGATCCGGACGAGGCGTTTCTTCAAATGGTCGAGGGTGACCTCACGGAAGTGGCGGTGACACGATGA